A window from Littorina saxatilis isolate snail1 linkage group LG9, US_GU_Lsax_2.0, whole genome shotgun sequence encodes these proteins:
- the LOC138976637 gene encoding RING finger protein nhl-1-like, with product MDFVEELREDFLMCNICFEEYREPKQLPCLHTFCRHCLSMYIVGKVVETGAEWFPCPFCRKCIQPTQGGEVKTWADSFPTNFLLSQLRSKLEEKTAAHCEGHDDVTSGRDVTTRTKCPEHPQSYLVGYCTKQRRGVCEECSVHRHADCIRSHVRARDASLMAEERRAECQECWGALQIKLEGIQDTVKSRETDLAARTEHVTQQTEAVLSDIKAKFDLFLLQQKRDLSSKLDNFVGKEKTRITSVKDRMDELTKASQRVTKKLDSVGDGGLSVKDLVLLDKVQDELKRQEQVAEKLRKECFPVDLQLYPGDIVDKALKGLSVGSLASDGRGQTGARTRVHRYTSDPSASHPRFRDHDHRGYSEVSESHSPYSRRDRALSPPGGAASALSSSPSTADGPTSGEYDSHRDSRRRPEGPVTVASPRRTPLGPDFGAVLIEESRRSRSLPRRHRPLSDGARRRGVPMETAIDGSSENVRISERNVVRGHERNPNPLLARSMSENQATVVRPRRERGSSPRGAVSGSAHPSLRSPEPHSVSSDDDLSSSLENNFAPVTPAGASGGGGGANTISPAPVPDRDDERDRDGERDKERERDRDLGRERDRDRDRERDQDRDRERQRDRDGEPTSSDNETSSQSSRRIICVRYFQASHHSDVKSQPGLVGISAVARDRVAVSDRWNKVVKLLDIAGRVLDVLTVSGDAEPWDLALRRPGVLAITYPKEQKIRMVDVVDGASRLIYRSHFMTRDGYASLATHDSTSLVACVCPPFGQPKIHIIDYLGAVLRAVDCSNVAYPRCVDVCGGDEVCVSDWTHHNVKIFSRDGATTKYTYSGVPGAPGAQLKAPMGVACDGRGHVYIADGKTAKLHAVSTATGQCAAIFSLPQVTGAELKLVTFVEASPELCRSEKALVVTTTSGAVQVYDLRASF from the exons ATGGATTTCGTGGAAGAGCTTCGAGAGGACTTCCTGATGTGCAACATCTGTTTCGAGGAGTACAGAGAACCGAAACAACTACCATGCCTGCACACGTTCTGCCGTCACTGCCTGTCTATGTACATTGTTGGCAAAGTGGTTGAGACAGGGGCGGAGTGGTTCCCGTGTCCATTCTGCAGAAAGTGCATCCAGCCAACACAGGGGGGAGAG GTGAAGACATGGGCAGATTCGTTCCCCACCAACTTCCTGCTGTCCCAGTTGAGGAGTAAACTTGAGGAAAAGACAGCTGCTCACTGCGAAGGCCACGATGACGTCACTTCTGGCCGAGACGTCACCACCAGGACAAAGTGCCCTGAGCACCCTCAG TCCTACCTGGTGGGGTACTGCACGAAGCAGCGGCGGGGAGTGTGTGAGGAGTGCAGTGTGCACAGACACGCCGACTGCATCAGGAGTCACGTGCGGGCGCGGGACGCCTCTCTCATGGCCGAGGAGCGCAGGGCGGAGTGTCAGGAGTGCTGGGGAGCTCTGCAG ATCAAGCTGGAGGGAATCCAAGACACCGTGAAGTCTCGGGAGACAGACCTGGCGGCCCGCACAGAACACGTCACTCAGCAGACAGAGGCCGTTCTCAGCGACATCAAGGCCAAGTTCGACCTCTTCCTCCTCCAGCAGAAGCGAGACCTCTCGTCAAAGCTCGACAACTTCGTCGGCAAGGAGAAAACACGCATCACTTCCGTCAAAGATCGAATGGACGAGCTGACCAAGGCATCCCAGAGAGTCACCAAGAAGTTGGACTCTGTGGGCGACGGAGGCCTGTCGGTGAAGGACCTGGTGCTTCTGGACAAGGTTCAGGACGAGCTGAAGCGACAGGAGCAGGTGGCGGAGAAGCTCCGCAAGGAATGTTTTCCCGTGGACCTGCAGCTCTACCCTGGGGACATAGTGGATAAGGCGCTGAAGGGACTGAGCGTAGGCTCGCTGGCTTCAGATGGGAGGGGCCAGACCGGAGCAAGAACCAGAGTTCATCGCTACACCTCCGACCCCAGCGCTTCACACCCTCGGTTCAGGGACCACGACCACCGTGGGTACAGTGAGGTGTCTGAAAGCCACTCTCCTTACTCCAGAAGGGACAGAGCTCTCTCCCCACCAGGAGGGGCCGCGTCAGCCTTATCCTCCTCCCCATCCACAGCAGATGGACCCACGTCAGGAGAGTACGACTCACATCGAGATTCCCGACGACGCCCTGAAGGCCCCGTCACCGTGGCCTCTCCCAGGAGAACGCCCTTGGGTCCGGACTTCGGGGCCGTGCTGATCGAAGAGTCACGCAGGAGCAGAAGCTTACCTCGACGTCACAGACCGCTAAGTGACGGCGCCAGGAGGCGGGGCGTTCCCATGGAAACGGCGATTGACGGGAGCTCGGAAAATGTGCGGATCTCGGAGAGGAACGTCGTCCGAGGTCATGAGAGGAACCCCAACCCTCTGCTGGCGCGGTCTATGTCGGAGAACCAGGCGACAGTCGTGAGGCCCAGGCGGGAGAGAGGGTCTTCCCCGCGGGGCGCTGTCTCTGGCAGTGCCCACCCGTCACTCAGATCGCCAGAACCTCATTCTGTATCTTCAGACGACGACCTCTCTTCGTCTTTGGAGAACAACTTCGCGCCTGTCACTCCAGCAGGGGCGAgcggaggagggggaggagccaATACAATAAGCCCCGCCCCTGTTCCTGACAGAGACgatgagagggacagagacggagaacgtgataaagaaagagagcgagatagagactTGGGACGCGAAAGAGACCGAGATCGGGATCGGGAAAGAGATCAGGAccgagacagagaaagacaaagagacagagatggcGAGCCGACCAGCTCGGACAACGAGACGAGCAGCCAATCCAGTCGCCGGATCATCTGCGTGCGATACTTCCAGGCCTCGCATCATAGTGACGTCAAATCTCAGCCCGGTCTGGTGGGCATTTCGGCAGTGGCACGTGACCGCGTGGCGGTGTCAGACCGCTGGAACAAG GTGGTCAAGCTGCTGGACATCGCGGGGCGCGTGCTGGACGTGCTGACCGTGTCGGGGGACGCCGAGCCCTGGGACCTGGCGCTGAGGAGGCCCGGTGTACTAGCCATCACTTACCCCAAG GAGCAGAAGATACGCATGGTTGACGTGGTGGACGGCGCGTCACGCCTCATCTACCGCTCCCACTTCATGACGCGTGACGGCTACGCCTCACTGGCCACGCACGATTCCACCTCTTTggtggcgtgtgtgtgccccCCGTTCGGCCAGCCCAAGATCCACATCATCGACTACCTGGGCGCCGTGCTGCGGGCCGTGGACTGCTCCAACGTGGCCTACCCCAGGTGTGTCGACGTGTGTGGCGGGGATGAG GTGTGCGTGTCCGACTGGACTCACCACAACGTCAAGATCTTCAGCAGGGACGGCGCCACCACCAAGTACACCTACTCCGGCGTACCTGGAGCCCCGGGGGCGCAGCTGAAAGCTCCCATGGGCGTGGCCTGCGACGGGCGGGGTCACGTGTACATCGCTGACGGCAAGACAGCCAAGCTGCACGCGGTGTCCACAGCGACTGGTCAGTGCGCCGCCATCTTCTCCCTGCCCCAGGTGACCGGGGCGGAGCTGAAGCTGGTCACCTTCGTGGAGGCGTCGCCCGAGCTGTGTCGTAGCGAGAAGGCCTTGGTGGTCACCACCACGTCTGGCGCTGTGCAGGTCTACGATCTGCGCGCTTCTTTTTGA